A genome region from Haloarcula rubripromontorii includes the following:
- a CDS encoding Zn-ribbon domain-containing OB-fold protein codes for MTESAQDGEYDAWLDSIESDDGYYLECSNGHGWLPPRRVCPRCHDQDLARVDLPESGEIASYTTITVPTPQFEDDAPYVTAIADFGPVSVTGLVRGVDPDDVAIGDVVGLDVGERVTTGERVVVFRPR; via the coding sequence ATGACAGAATCCGCACAGGACGGCGAGTACGACGCGTGGCTCGACAGCATCGAATCGGACGACGGCTACTACCTCGAATGTTCGAACGGCCACGGCTGGCTCCCGCCCCGGCGGGTGTGCCCGCGCTGTCACGATCAGGACCTCGCGCGTGTCGACCTGCCGGAGTCCGGCGAAATCGCGAGCTACACGACGATTACCGTCCCGACGCCGCAGTTCGAGGACGACGCGCCGTATGTCACCGCTATCGCCGACTTCGGCCCGGTTTCGGTTACAGGACTTGTCCGTGGTGTGGACCCCGACGATGTCGCTATCGGCGATGTGGTCGGCCTCGATGTCGGCGAGCGTGTGACGACCGGCGAGAGAGTCGTCGTGTTCCGGCCGCGCTAA